From Tripterygium wilfordii isolate XIE 37 chromosome 13, ASM1340144v1, whole genome shotgun sequence, the proteins below share one genomic window:
- the LOC120013792 gene encoding ras-related protein RHN1 — protein MATTGHNSLNAKLVLLGDMGAGKSSLVLRFVKGQFLEYQESTIGAAFFSQTVAVSDVTVKFEIWDTAGQERYHSLAPMYYRGAAAAIITYDITSTDSFNRAKKWVQELQKQGNPNMIIAFAGNKADLGDKRKVTAEEARVYAEENGLFFMETSAKTAANVNEVFHEIAKRLPRAQPAQNPPGMVLVDRATEGSRAASCCS, from the exons ATGGCCACAACCGGACACAACAGTCTCAATGCCAAACTC gTTCTCCTGGGAGACATGGGTGCCGGAAAATCAAGTCTCGTCCTACGCTTCGTCAAGGGCCAATTTCTGGAATACCAG GAATCCACGATTGGAGCAGCGTTCTTCTCCCAGACGGTGGCTGTCAGTGATGTGACGGTGAAGTTTGAGATATGGGACACAGCAGGTCAAGAGAGGTACCACAGTTTGGCTCCCATGTACTACAGAGGTGCTGCTGCTGCTATCATCACATACGACATTACTTCCACG GATTCATTCAATCGTGCTAAAAAGTGGGTGCAAGAACTCCAGAAGCAAG GTAACCCAAACATGATTATTGCCTTTGCTGGGAATAAAGCTGATTTGGGGGACAAAAGGAAAGTGACAGCTGAA GAGGCACGAGTGTATGCTGAGGAAAATGGCCTTTTCTTTATGGAGACTTCTGCCAAAACTGCTGCCAATGTAAATGAAGTATTCCATGAAATAG CAAAGAGGTTGCCAAGAGCTCAGCCTGCTCAAAATCCACCTGGGATGGTTCTTGTCGACAGGGCCACAGAAGGTTCTCGAGCTGCGTCATGCTGTTCATAG
- the LOC120013808 gene encoding probable polyamine oxidase 4: protein MDPDDDSFSNNGFFEGSLPTVIVIGGGISGLAAARILYDASFNVVLLESRDRLGGRIHTDYSFGCPVDMGASWLHGVCNENPLAPLIRSLGLTLYRTSGDNSVLYDHDLESYTLYDMHGRKIPQQVVIEVGETFKRILKETEKVRDEYVNDISVLQAISIVLDSHPKLRQEGLAYEVLQWYICRMEAWFAADADMISLKNWDQEQVLSGGHGLMVKGYEPVIKALARDIDIRLNHRVTKISSLFNKVIVSVDDGRKLIADAAVVTVPLGVLKANLIHFEPKLPEWKVSAISDLGVGSENKIALLFDSVFWPNVELLGIVAPTSYACGYFLNLHKATGHPVLVYMAAGRFAYDLEKLSDESAAKFVMLQLKKMFPDAKEPVQYLVSRWGTDPNSLGCYCYDKVGKPVDVYDRLREPLDNIFFGGEAVSMDHQGSVHGAYSAGVMAAENCQSYLLGRLGDVEKIPLASFRTENLEAAFPLQISRM from the exons ATGGACCCGGATGACGATTCGTTCTCCAACAATGGATTTTTCGAGG GCTCACTACCTACGGTCATTGTGATTGGTGGTGGTATTTCCGGGCTTGCGGCAGCTCGGATCCTTTATGATGCATCTTTTAAT GTGGTATTGCTGGAATCAAGGGACAGACTTGGTGGCCGAATCCATACGGACTACTCATTTGGCTGTCCAGTGGATATGGGAGCATCATG GCTACATGGGGTTTGCAATGAGAATCCTTTAGCTCCACTAATACGAAGTTTGGGCCTCACATTGTACCGTACCAGCGGTGACAACTCTGTGTTGTATGACCATGATTTAGAAAG CTATACACTCTACGACATGCATGGACGCAAAATACCCCAACAAGTAGTTATTGAAGTTGGAGAGACATTCAAAAGAATTCTCAAAGAG aCAGAGAAAGTACGGGATGAATATGTCAATGACATATCTGTTCTGCAAGCAATTTCAATTGTGTTAGATAGCCATCCAAAACTAAG ACAAGAAGGACTTGCCTATGAAGTGCTGCAATGGTATATTTGTAGAATGGAAGCTTGGTTTGCTGCAGATGCTGACATGATATCACTGAAAAACTGGGATCAG GAGCAAGTTCTTTCTGGAGGTCATGGACTTATGGTGAAAGGTTATGAACCAGTTATAAAGGCACTTGCAAGAGATATTGATATACGCTTAAATCATCG GGTTACAAAAATATCCAGTTTGTTTAACAAGGTTATTGTCTCGGTTGATGATGGTCGAAAGTTAATTGCTGATGCTGCCGTAGTAACTGTACCCCTTGGAGTTCTTAAAGCTAATTTAATTCATTTCGAACCGAAGTTGCCAGAATGGAAAGTTTCTGCAATTTCAGATCTTGGTGTCGGTAGTGAAAATAAAATCGCATTGCTATTTGACAGTGTGTTTTGGCCAAATGTAGAACTCTTGGGCATTGTGGCTCCCACATCTTATGCTTGTGGTTATTTTCTAAATCTTCATAAGGCTACTGGCCATCCTGTCCTTGTCTATATGGCTGCTGGGAGGTTTGCTTATGATCTTGAGAAGCTCTCAGATGAATCTGCTGCAAAGTTTGTGATGTTACAACTCAAGAAGATGTTTCCTGATGCAAAAGAGCCG GTTCAATATCTTGTTTCGCGCTGGGGAACTGATCCGAACTCTCTCGGTTGTTACTGCTATGACAAGGTCGGAAAGCCTGTGGATGTGTACGATAGGCTTCGCGAGCCCTTGGATAACATATTCTTTGGAGGGGAAGCTGTTAGCATGGATCACCAGGGTTCTGTGCATGGAGCGTACTCAGCTGGAGTTATGGCTGCAGAGAATTGTCAGTCTTACCTCTTAGGAAGACTTGGCGATGTGGAGAAGATTCCACTAGCCTCTTTCAGGACTGAAAATCTTGAAGCTGCATTTCCCCTCCAAATTTCAAGGATgtaa